One genomic window of Halogeometricum rufum includes the following:
- a CDS encoding 3-hydroxyacyl-CoA dehydrogenase family protein, with translation MHVAVLGAGTMGHGIAQVSAMAGHDVVMRDVADEYVRDGIDAVEENLRGGVERDKVTEAEMTATLDRITGTTSLADAVADADLVIEAVPEEMDLKRETMREVEGFADADAVLATNTSSLSVTEILSALDRPGRGVGLHFFNPVHIMALVEVVAAEQTAAATLDFAHEFVEDVGKTAVEVRDSPGFASSRLGVALGCEAMRMVQEGVASAEDVDAAMELGYNHPMGPIELGDVVGLDVRLDILEYLREELGERFRPPQILKRKVRAGKLGRKTGEGFYLWEGDEKVGVSDEGGER, from the coding sequence ATGCACGTAGCCGTACTCGGAGCCGGGACGATGGGGCACGGAATCGCGCAGGTGTCCGCGATGGCCGGACACGACGTGGTGATGCGAGACGTGGCGGACGAGTACGTTCGAGACGGTATCGACGCCGTCGAGGAGAACCTCCGCGGCGGCGTCGAACGCGACAAGGTGACCGAGGCGGAGATGACGGCGACGCTGGACCGCATCACGGGGACCACCTCGCTGGCGGACGCGGTCGCGGACGCCGACCTCGTGATAGAGGCGGTGCCCGAGGAGATGGACCTCAAGCGCGAGACGATGCGCGAGGTGGAGGGGTTCGCCGACGCGGACGCCGTCCTCGCGACGAACACGTCGTCGCTGTCCGTGACGGAGATTCTGAGCGCCCTCGACCGACCGGGGCGCGGCGTCGGCCTGCACTTCTTCAACCCCGTCCACATCATGGCGCTGGTGGAAGTCGTCGCCGCCGAACAGACGGCGGCGGCGACGCTCGACTTCGCCCACGAGTTCGTCGAAGACGTGGGGAAGACGGCGGTGGAGGTGCGGGACTCGCCCGGATTCGCCTCCTCGCGCCTCGGTGTCGCACTCGGTTGCGAGGCGATGCGGATGGTTCAGGAGGGCGTCGCGTCGGCCGAAGACGTCGACGCGGCGATGGAGTTGGGGTACAACCACCCGATGGGACCGATAGAACTCGGCGACGTGGTCGGACTCGACGTCCGTCTGGACATCCTCGAGTACCTCCGGGAGGAACTCGGGGAGCGCTTCCGGCCGCCGCAGATTCTCAAGCGGAAGGTGCGCGCCGGGAAACTCGGCCGGAAGACGGGCGAGGGGTTCTACCTGTGGGAGGGCGACGAGAAGGTGGGCGTCAGCGACGAGGGCGGAGAGCGATGA
- the paaK gene encoding phenylacetate--CoA ligase PaaK, which translates to MPHRSVETAPREELRRVQSERLRETVRTAYENVPFYRERFDEMGLSPDDVTSVDDVSALPFTTKEDFRDTYPTGMFAVEMDDVVRVHASSGTTGKPKIVGYTQSDLDVWDDAMARCLVAAGLESDDVVQNAYGYGLFTGGLGLQQGIEAIGATVIPIGGGQTQRQVELLADLESDALACTPSYALYVAETADEMGVDVRELPLRLVIFGAEPCTEPMREEIEDRLGVTGVDLYGLSEIVGPGVSIECLEQDGLHVWEDRFYPEVVDPASGDPVAEGEEGELVLTTLSKEALPVLRYRTGDLTTLNYDTCDCGRTAVRMDNVTGRTDDLLIVRGVNVYPSEIESVVLEFEAVAPYYRIDLRREDNLDTLELTVELADDFDGPVSGVRERILDRLSNVLSFTPDDLSLVRPGEIARTEVGKVQRVYDHRG; encoded by the coding sequence ATGCCACACCGGAGCGTAGAGACCGCCCCTCGGGAGGAACTCCGCCGAGTGCAGTCCGAGCGACTGCGGGAGACGGTCCGCACCGCGTACGAGAACGTGCCGTTCTACCGGGAGCGATTCGATGAGATGGGGCTGTCGCCCGACGACGTGACGAGCGTCGACGACGTGTCGGCCCTCCCGTTCACGACGAAGGAGGACTTCCGCGACACCTACCCGACGGGGATGTTCGCCGTCGAGATGGACGACGTGGTCCGCGTCCACGCCTCCTCGGGGACGACGGGGAAGCCGAAGATAGTCGGCTACACGCAGTCGGACCTGGACGTGTGGGACGACGCGATGGCGCGGTGTCTCGTCGCCGCCGGTCTGGAGTCGGACGACGTGGTGCAGAACGCCTACGGCTACGGCCTGTTCACCGGCGGTCTCGGCCTCCAGCAGGGCATCGAGGCCATCGGTGCGACGGTCATCCCCATCGGGGGCGGGCAGACGCAGCGACAGGTGGAACTGCTCGCGGACCTCGAATCCGACGCCCTCGCCTGCACGCCGTCGTACGCGCTCTACGTCGCGGAGACGGCCGACGAGATGGGCGTGGACGTGCGCGAACTCCCCCTCCGCCTCGTCATCTTCGGGGCCGAACCCTGCACGGAACCGATGCGCGAGGAGATAGAGGACCGACTCGGCGTCACGGGCGTCGACCTGTACGGACTCTCCGAAATCGTCGGCCCCGGCGTCTCCATCGAGTGTCTCGAACAGGACGGCCTGCACGTCTGGGAGGACCGCTTCTACCCGGAGGTCGTCGACCCGGCGTCGGGCGACCCAGTCGCAGAGGGAGAGGAGGGCGAACTCGTCCTGACGACGCTCTCGAAGGAGGCGCTCCCCGTCCTGCGCTACCGCACGGGCGACCTGACGACGCTGAACTACGACACCTGCGACTGCGGTCGGACGGCCGTCCGCATGGACAACGTCACCGGCCGCACCGACGACTTGCTCATCGTCCGCGGCGTCAACGTCTACCCGAGCGAGATAGAGTCGGTCGTGCTGGAGTTCGAGGCGGTGGCGCCGTACTACCGCATCGACCTGCGACGCGAGGACAACCTCGACACGCTGGAACTCACCGTCGAACTGGCTGACGACTTCGACGGACCGGTCTCCGGCGTCCGAGAGCGGATTCTGGACCGCCTGTCGAACGTGCTGTCGTTCACGCCGGACGACCTCTCGCTGGTCCGACCGGGCGAAATCGCTCGGACCGAGGTGGGGAAGGTCCAACGGGTCTACGACCACCGCGGGTAG